Part of the Ignavibacterium album JCM 16511 genome, TGCATATTGAATAACATCCCTTAATACAAGCGAAAAGGAATTATCACCAAAACTCATATTTATAACTTTTGCATTCATTTTAATAGCATATAAAATTGCCGCAGCAACATCATCTTCTTCTCCATATCCACCAGGATCAAAAGCACGAAGGTTTAATAGTTTAATATTCGGAGCAGTTCCGGCAATTCCTATAAAATTGTTTGTTTCTGCAGCAGCAATTCCGGCAATGAATGTACCGTGTCCTTGATCATCGAAAGGATCATTATCCCAATTCAGATAATCCCCACCAGTTGAATCAAATGGAAAACCGACACGATCAGTAAAATCCCAACCATGAAAATCATCTATAAAACCATTTCCATCATCATCAATTCCATTGAATCGTTTATCGTTTCCGAATGAATCAAATCCTGTTTCTCCGGCATTCAGATAGATTTTATTCATTAAATCGGGATGATTATAGTCAATTCCTGTATCAATTATAGCAAGAAGGACCGAGTCAACACCTTGAGTTATATTCCATGCATCAAAAGCTTTTATTTTTTCTAAAGCCCACTGCTGCGAAACAAGTGAATCATTAGGTACTGAATCAATTTTATAAGTTCTTGATTCTTCAATGTATTCAATATCCGGATCGTTCAAAACCAGTGGAGCAAGATAATTTGCATCTAACTTTTCCGTAAATTTTAGTGTAATTATTCGACCAAGAGTTTCGTCATCTCTTGCAATTCCTTTTGCAAGATATTCCATTTGGAAATCCGGCAGCGCAATTGGACGATTTTCAAGAACAGTGCTGATTTTTTTCTCAGCTATTTTACTTCCTATTTCGTAAAGAGGAACTGAACTTTTGTATTTAATAAAGAATGTTGTCTGAGAAAATGATGTAAGCTGAAGAAATAATAAAATTACCAGAGCAAATTTAAATTTCATACATCTCCTTCTTGAAGTTTAAATCAACATTTGTCGGATAGAGACCTGAGAAGCAAGCTGTACAAAAATTTTCTTTTCCAGCTTCGGATACTGCTTCTAACATCTCATCGATAGTTAAATATTCCAAACTATCAACTTCAAGGTAATCTTTTATCGCTTCAATGTTGCCGTTAAGGCTATGGGCAATAAGTTCTTCTTTACTCGGAAAATCCATTCCATAAAAACAAGGATGCATAATTGGTGGGGATGAAATTCTCAGATGAATCGCTTTTGGATTTGCTTCTCTTAATAAATGAACAAGTTGCCTCGATGTTGTACCACGAACAATTGAATCATCAACAACAACAATTGTTCTCCCTTCAAGTACACCTTTAACGATATTGAATTTTATCTTAACTCCAATTTCTCTGTTACTTTGTCCGGGCTGAATAAATGTTCTTCCGATATAATGACTTCGGATTAAACCGATTTCAAGTCTTGCATCAATTCCCTGCTTTTCTAATTCTCTTGCATAACCTAAAGCGGTTGTATTAGAACTATCCGGAACACTAATCACATAAACACGATCTCCATCAGGATCAGTAACAGGATGTTTGCGTGCAAGTTCTTTTCCTAATCGTCTTCTCATCTTATCTACATTATGCCCGAAGATAAAGCTGTCGGGTCGTGAGAAATAAATATATTCAAATACACAATGTTTCTTGGATTCTGGATTTCCATTTATTCTTTGTGATTTAATCTTTCCGGATTTAATCACCTCGTCATCGATTACAATTAATTCTCCCGGTTCAACTTCTCTTAGGAATTCTGCCGACTGAATATCAAAAGCACAGGTTTCGGAAGCGACTAAAAATGAATTATCAAGTTTGCCAATTGCCAGCGGTCTGAAACCCAATGGGTCCCTGGCAGCAATAAGTTTGTTATCTGTTAAAATAACTAAGCAATAAGCTCCCTGTATTTTATTGAGAGCTTCAATTATCTGATCAATTTGATTATCAAGTTTACTTCTTGCGATTAAATGAAGTATAACTTCTGTATCACTGG contains:
- the purF gene encoding amidophosphoribosyltransferase, whose protein sequence is MNYEYDKPISYCGIFGIYGHPCASLQTYYGLHALQHRGQEACGIVSRSFNGGGRAHFNILKGEGLVSEVFADSESLNSLLSGNSAIGHNRYSTTGASKSRKNIQPFMVNYRLGNLAIAHNGNLTNAKELREELVNEGAIFQTTSDTEVILHLIARSKLDNQIDQIIEALNKIQGAYCLVILTDNKLIAARDPLGFRPLAIGKLDNSFLVASETCAFDIQSAEFLREVEPGELIVIDDEVIKSGKIKSQRINGNPESKKHCVFEYIYFSRPDSFIFGHNVDKMRRRLGKELARKHPVTDPDGDRVYVISVPDSSNTTALGYARELEKQGIDARLEIGLIRSHYIGRTFIQPGQSNREIGVKIKFNIVKGVLEGRTIVVVDDSIVRGTTSRQLVHLLREANPKAIHLRISSPPIMHPCFYGMDFPSKEELIAHSLNGNIEAIKDYLEVDSLEYLTIDEMLEAVSEAGKENFCTACFSGLYPTNVDLNFKKEMYEI